The Natrinema salaciae genome includes a window with the following:
- a CDS encoding flippase — MTLAARLTSRFKAEFLGRIVAMLSSGLLMVLLARLLGPDEYGLLFLAISVFTAIGIFTKLGIAKSGSRYVAEYKEKDPGQLPHIFRTSLSFNLAAIAIVVAAVVVGHRGIAAVLDEPGLTPFLLLGALYLIFEALSAYARLMLQGLEEIETAATLHAINRGCRLVFAVGLVLLGFGGIGAFVGYILSLAITAIGGLVVIYVRFYREHEGSAAAVDGLRRRIGEYSIPLTATSTANVLDKQVDTILVGYFMTPVAVSYYVLSKQIVQFVETPVTALGFTLSPTFGAQKADGNVERAARIYETALTNSLLLYIPVAAGVILVAEPTLDLVFGDEYAGAVPVLQILGLYAVLQAITKITSNGLDFLGRARERAIVKGVTAGLNVVLNVLLIPTMGVVGAAVATVITYSLYTFANVYIIHQEFELRIGYLARHISRTVAVTGVMAMVVFATVDFVDGFLSLALVVGLGVAVWSSLSILTGLLDINRLAAML; from the coding sequence ATGACTCTCGCTGCGCGTCTCACCTCGCGATTCAAGGCCGAGTTCCTCGGCCGAATCGTCGCGATGCTCTCGAGCGGCCTGTTGATGGTCTTGCTGGCACGGCTACTCGGCCCCGACGAGTACGGCCTGCTGTTTCTGGCCATCTCGGTCTTCACAGCGATCGGGATCTTCACCAAGCTCGGGATCGCGAAGTCCGGGTCGCGCTACGTCGCGGAGTACAAGGAGAAAGACCCGGGACAACTGCCCCACATCTTCCGGACGTCGCTATCGTTCAATCTGGCGGCGATCGCGATCGTCGTCGCCGCCGTCGTCGTCGGTCACCGCGGTATCGCCGCCGTGCTCGACGAGCCCGGGCTGACGCCGTTTCTGTTGCTCGGTGCGCTGTACCTGATCTTCGAGGCGCTCTCGGCGTACGCTCGGCTGATGTTGCAGGGCCTCGAGGAGATCGAGACCGCCGCGACGCTGCACGCGATCAACCGCGGCTGCCGGCTCGTGTTCGCGGTCGGACTCGTGCTGCTCGGGTTCGGTGGAATCGGCGCGTTCGTCGGGTACATTCTGAGCCTCGCGATTACGGCCATTGGCGGACTGGTCGTGATCTACGTGCGGTTCTACCGGGAACACGAGGGATCGGCCGCGGCCGTCGACGGCCTCCGGCGCCGGATCGGGGAGTACTCGATCCCGCTGACCGCCACGAGTACGGCGAACGTGCTCGACAAACAGGTCGATACGATCCTCGTCGGCTACTTCATGACCCCGGTCGCCGTCTCCTACTACGTCCTCAGCAAGCAGATCGTCCAGTTCGTCGAGACGCCGGTCACCGCGCTCGGCTTCACGCTCTCGCCGACCTTCGGCGCACAGAAGGCCGACGGGAACGTCGAACGTGCCGCTCGTATCTACGAGACCGCGCTGACAAACTCGCTGCTCCTCTACATTCCCGTCGCGGCCGGCGTCATCCTCGTCGCCGAGCCGACCCTCGATCTGGTGTTCGGCGACGAGTACGCGGGAGCCGTCCCCGTCCTCCAGATTCTGGGCCTGTACGCGGTCCTGCAAGCGATCACGAAGATCACCAGTAACGGACTGGACTTCCTCGGTCGCGCACGCGAACGCGCCATCGTCAAGGGCGTCACCGCCGGCCTGAACGTCGTCCTCAACGTGCTCCTCATTCCGACGATGGGCGTCGTTGGGGCCGCGGTGGCGACGGTGATCACGTACTCGCTGTACACGTTCGCGAACGTCTACATCATCCACCAGGAGTTCGAGCTTCGGATCGGGTACCTCGCCCGGCACATCTCCCGAACCGTCGCTGTCACGGGCGTGATGGCGATGGTCGTCTTCGCCACCGTCGACTTCGTCGACGGCTTCCTGTCGCTGGCGCTGGTCGTCGGCCTCGGCGTCGCCGTCTGGAGTTCGCTTTCGATTCTCACGGGACTGCTGGACATCAACCGACTCGCCGCAATGCTCTGA
- a CDS encoding phosphotransferase, with the protein MSQTPLETEFERSRAAGSELFVCPDCSSPLSVRPLECRHCAFEGRIRNGILSLRSATTPPDRSRRPFDADLLEPIAVRTERTSIRDATATLREDEADHSQLLSALYGSGRDAWRTFAAEEIRGRCLDVNAGFGRRSMLLAELAETVYAIEPSLSSIRIAAARDDFESGDRVVPIHTTEDRLPFADGSFDTIVADFTGRRPQTLVPRLGLLGDLLADDGTLLFLADGATTRLGLSGGLGSSADGPASGRDLRGALRGTPDGYRSLLSAAGLAFDDVALYSLFPTATRPLYVFDVESEHAVRKLSEIVLAERGRLAQVAKPFVSIGGKTGLLRRAYPSYLAVCRSSADASPAPFDASDPLLISGRSRSVVLETSSDGVDGVWKIPNRNDHVSLTDREHSIVDRLRSSDAPIVETLPAGTTVETGFGPARREEPVPGTPLAAELDGDLDSFDRVLRIGFEWLTEFQRQFGGEFVERSPAAVRDELRFEPTGIEPPAVNEPVETFETPVHGDYLAGNVHAHDGEVTGVIDWEYGATDASPIIDAGFFALDTATRTFDDFETGFERVFCDDTEYADRARSIVRQYCDDLGLPYRTFELYLPSVYLHRLELDWRFGAASTYTSRMHERTAAVEIVFDRRESIDIA; encoded by the coding sequence ATGTCACAGACACCACTCGAAACCGAGTTCGAACGATCCCGCGCCGCGGGGTCGGAACTGTTCGTCTGCCCGGACTGCTCGAGCCCGCTCTCCGTTCGCCCGCTCGAGTGTCGCCACTGCGCGTTCGAGGGGCGGATTCGAAACGGCATCCTCTCGCTTCGCTCGGCCACGACGCCGCCCGACCGGTCGCGGCGCCCGTTCGATGCCGACCTGCTCGAGCCGATCGCGGTCCGGACCGAGCGGACGTCGATCCGGGACGCGACGGCCACGTTGCGCGAGGACGAGGCCGATCACTCGCAGCTGCTCTCGGCGCTGTACGGGAGCGGACGCGACGCGTGGCGGACGTTTGCCGCCGAGGAGATCCGGGGGCGGTGTCTGGACGTCAACGCCGGGTTCGGCCGTCGATCCATGCTCCTGGCTGAACTCGCAGAGACGGTCTACGCCATCGAGCCGTCCCTGTCGTCGATCCGCATCGCGGCGGCCCGCGACGACTTCGAGAGCGGCGACCGCGTCGTCCCGATTCACACGACCGAGGATCGGCTGCCGTTCGCCGACGGCTCGTTCGACACGATCGTGGCCGACTTCACCGGTCGGCGGCCCCAGACGCTGGTTCCGCGGCTCGGTCTACTGGGCGACCTGCTCGCCGACGACGGGACGCTGCTCTTTCTGGCCGACGGTGCGACGACTCGGCTGGGACTGTCGGGCGGACTGGGTTCGTCGGCCGACGGACCGGCCTCGGGGCGCGACCTCCGCGGCGCGCTCCGCGGCACTCCCGACGGGTATCGGTCGCTGCTGTCCGCGGCCGGCCTCGCGTTCGACGACGTCGCCCTGTATTCGCTGTTCCCCACGGCGACGCGACCGCTGTACGTCTTCGACGTCGAGAGCGAGCACGCGGTCCGGAAGCTCTCCGAGATCGTGCTCGCGGAGCGCGGCCGCCTCGCGCAGGTCGCGAAGCCGTTCGTCTCGATCGGCGGGAAGACCGGCCTGCTCCGACGCGCCTACCCGAGCTACCTCGCGGTCTGCCGCAGTAGCGCCGACGCGTCGCCGGCACCGTTCGACGCGTCGGATCCGCTGCTGATTTCGGGTCGCTCGCGGTCCGTCGTGCTCGAGACCTCGAGCGACGGCGTCGACGGCGTGTGGAAGATTCCGAACCGGAACGACCACGTCTCGCTGACCGACAGGGAGCACTCGATCGTCGACCGGCTTCGGTCGAGCGACGCGCCGATCGTGGAGACGTTGCCGGCGGGAACCACGGTCGAAACCGGGTTCGGGCCGGCCCGGCGCGAGGAACCCGTTCCGGGGACTCCGCTCGCGGCCGAGCTGGACGGCGATCTCGACTCGTTCGACCGCGTGCTCCGAATCGGGTTCGAGTGGCTGACCGAGTTCCAGCGACAGTTCGGCGGCGAATTCGTCGAGCGATCGCCGGCCGCCGTCCGCGACGAGCTCCGGTTCGAGCCGACCGGGATCGAGCCGCCGGCGGTGAACGAGCCCGTCGAGACGTTCGAGACACCCGTTCACGGCGATTACCTCGCCGGAAACGTGCACGCACACGACGGCGAGGTGACGGGCGTCATCGACTGGGAGTACGGCGCGACCGACGCCTCGCCGATAATCGACGCCGGGTTCTTCGCACTCGACACGGCGACGCGAACGTTCGACGACTTCGAAACCGGGTTCGAGCGCGTCTTCTGTGACGACACCGAGTACGCCGACCGTGCGCGATCGATCGTCCGGCAGTACTGCGACGACCTCGGGCTGCCGTATCGAACGTTCGAACTCTACCTGCCGAGCGTCTATCTCCACCGCCTCGAGTTGGACTGGCGGTTCGGTGCCGCCAGTACCTACACGTCTCGAATGCACGAGCGAACGGCAGCCGTCGAGATCGTCTTCGACCGCCGGGAGTCGATCGACATCGCCTGA